A genome region from candidate division KSB1 bacterium includes the following:
- a CDS encoding transglycosylase domain-containing protein, which produces MVQGGSTITQQLSKNLFFTFERSILRKFQELFVTLQIEQQFSKDAILEAYVNQIDFGSGIYGIELASQTYFSKHADELTLAEASMLAGIPPRWPSRYNPYRHPDVARERQAFVLKRMAEEGYISEEERHNALESQLAFRRMNDMHGHADYFLDQVIRRAGDELGRNAVMYGGLNIQTSMNSFLAIRGQSGCTAGTGRTGSAYGIVALF; this is translated from the coding sequence GTGGTACAGGGCGGCTCTACTATTACTCAACAGTTGTCCAAGAATTTATTTTTTACCTTTGAACGCTCTATTTTGAGAAAATTTCAGGAACTGTTTGTCACTCTGCAGATCGAACAGCAGTTCAGCAAAGACGCCATACTGGAGGCCTATGTGAATCAGATCGATTTTGGATCTGGTATTTATGGTATTGAACTGGCCTCGCAAACTTATTTTTCCAAACACGCCGACGAACTGACGCTGGCTGAAGCTTCCATGCTCGCCGGAATCCCGCCGCGTTGGCCGTCCCGCTACAATCCCTACCGGCATCCGGACGTGGCGCGTGAACGCCAGGCTTTTGTGCTCAAACGCATGGCCGAGGAAGGCTATATCAGCGAAGAAGAACGCCATAATGCACTGGAAAGTCAATTGGCATTTCGGCGAATGAATGATATGCACGGACATGCGGATTATTTCCTGGACCAGGTGATCCGGCGTGCCGGTGATGAACTGGGGCGGAACGCGGTCATGTACGGCGGACTAAATATTCAGACCAGTATGAACAGTTTCCTGGCAATACGCGGCCAGTCAGGCTGTACAGCAGGGACTGGCAGAACTGGATCGGCGTATGGGATTGTCGCCTTATTCTAA